The following proteins are co-located in the Roseiconus lacunae genome:
- a CDS encoding PP2C family protein-serine/threonine phosphatase, protein MHDSEFEFTQSETFGRTDIGRCRAVNQDQFLIAELSKSMLVSASSLEEIPAGRFYGKMQGQVLIVADGMGGHAAGEQASSVAAQHLISRLINSVHWFFHSDEDNEEDFVNSLRQLLRDAHTRILSEARHDANKAGMGTTLTMAYINWPTMYVVHAGDSRCYLVRQGMAKQLTTDHTLARQMVEAGGMKPEDEASSRWSNVLWNVLGGHGERELLAEVHRVDLQTDDSVILCSDGLYRYLENEQLAQFASAQNDASLLCQQLIDFANQAGGEDNITVIVAHPKPAHHRQLTDSSLTINNAYTDTIPDRPTDELTSDDLSDVVKRSDA, encoded by the coding sequence ATGCACGACTCAGAATTCGAATTCACGCAATCAGAAACCTTTGGCCGTACGGACATCGGTCGCTGCCGTGCGGTGAACCAAGACCAATTCCTGATTGCCGAACTGAGCAAATCGATGCTGGTTTCGGCATCAAGCTTGGAAGAAATCCCCGCGGGTCGTTTTTATGGGAAAATGCAAGGGCAGGTGCTAATCGTCGCCGACGGCATGGGCGGGCATGCGGCCGGCGAGCAAGCCAGCAGCGTGGCGGCACAACACCTGATTTCAAGACTGATCAACAGCGTCCATTGGTTCTTTCATTCCGACGAAGACAACGAAGAGGATTTCGTCAACTCACTCCGGCAATTACTCCGCGATGCCCATACACGCATCCTCTCTGAGGCTCGACATGACGCCAACAAGGCTGGCATGGGCACCACCCTCACGATGGCTTACATCAACTGGCCGACGATGTATGTCGTCCATGCGGGCGATAGTCGCTGCTACCTGGTTCGGCAAGGGATGGCGAAACAATTGACGACCGATCACACGCTTGCTCGGCAAATGGTCGAAGCCGGCGGAATGAAACCCGAGGACGAAGCGTCAAGCCGCTGGAGCAACGTGCTGTGGAACGTCCTCGGCGGCCACGGCGAGCGCGAACTCCTCGCCGAAGTTCACCGGGTCGACCTGCAAACCGATGACTCGGTGATTCTCTGTAGTGATGGCTTGTACCGCTATCTTGAAAATGAACAATTGGCTCAATTTGCGTCCGCCCAAAATGACGCCTCCCTGCTCTGTCAGCAATTGATCGACTTCGCCAACCAAGCCGGCGGGGAAGACAACATCACTGTGATCGTCGCCCATCCAAAACCCGCACATCATCGTCAACTTACCGACAGCAGCTTGACGATCAACAACGCGTATACGGACACGATTCCTGATCGTCCGACGGATGAGCTGACGAGCGATGACTTGAGTGACGTCGTCAAACGATCTGACGCCTGA
- a CDS encoding DMT family transporter — translation MPNSPMWLGPACGLASAVLYTLTNIALRKCVDVDPYLVSAVKAAPTVAVLGPLLCWNRWVGSSTAATERPFEQLTALRLGRFIGASFLAQFFGNAAFQKALGYIGLAASVPITLGVLIVGGAIFGAILLGEAVSRRKIIAMITLIVAVVVLSLPETTANETTVSRSAAEILTGSLWAALSGLAYSLFGVTMRMTLQHGFRSNVLMFVSGLTGVITLWSYCAVMLGWNTISRTSPDQWLAMTAAGFLNFSAFVAITASLRLLPVVAVNLINASQVAMAAVAGVILFSEPITFRLAVGIGLTFIGLIILARRTRAPLVITD, via the coding sequence ATGCCAAACTCCCCAATGTGGCTCGGCCCTGCCTGTGGTCTCGCTTCCGCCGTCCTTTACACGCTCACCAACATCGCATTGCGAAAATGTGTTGACGTCGACCCCTACTTGGTCTCTGCCGTCAAAGCAGCTCCCACCGTGGCGGTCCTCGGTCCGCTGCTTTGCTGGAATCGATGGGTGGGTTCGTCCACGGCCGCGACCGAACGCCCATTTGAACAACTCACAGCGCTGCGGTTGGGCCGGTTCATCGGTGCGTCGTTCTTAGCACAGTTTTTCGGCAATGCGGCTTTCCAAAAGGCACTCGGTTACATCGGACTTGCCGCATCTGTCCCGATCACTTTAGGGGTACTGATCGTCGGCGGTGCGATCTTCGGTGCGATCCTGTTGGGCGAAGCTGTTAGCCGACGCAAGATCATTGCGATGATCACTCTCATCGTCGCCGTCGTCGTCCTCTCACTCCCCGAGACGACCGCAAACGAAACAACCGTCTCACGCTCGGCGGCGGAAATTCTCACGGGGTCGCTGTGGGCCGCACTCAGTGGACTCGCTTATTCGCTCTTCGGTGTCACGATGCGGATGACACTCCAGCACGGATTCCGATCCAATGTGCTGATGTTTGTCAGCGGTCTGACCGGCGTCATCACACTCTGGAGCTACTGTGCGGTGATGCTCGGCTGGAATACCATCAGCCGAACGTCGCCGGATCAATGGCTGGCAATGACAGCCGCCGGGTTCCTGAATTTTTCAGCGTTCGTCGCCATCACCGCGTCGCTACGTCTATTGCCGGTGGTCGCGGTCAATCTGATCAATGCATCCCAAGTCGCGATGGCTGCCGTTGCAGGCGTGATTCTCTTTTCAGAACCCATCACTTTCCGGCTGGCCGTCGGGATCGGCTTGACCTTCATCGGATTGATCATCCTTGCCAGACGCACCCGCGCCCCACTGGTGATCACAGACTAG
- a CDS encoding tetratricopeptide repeat protein: MIKSSNRIGKRLAIVIALTWAIMAGDVNAELLPKTELEGCRMHVVGIYSPENHQTDDRIFVRVEKTEHPIVLVMTGYFGAQWNLDLAEGVDLKQVIIPGYFEHSVVGVPEGVPVEMLTHFPAIPNQRREYFWAYAWHTAEGRELRKRLTELTGLEISTFQGENSASRFVVDGQRGDVGQFNSSATPEKAKTVQETRRIDRAKAMLSRVNEELKKAELQTPSPKVLELLREALQNSKRDLEKLGVDANELVDVDVDLEVDHKHDAGGGNPNLAMIETLVRQSFNLQLKLHEARVRQAEANLKRVKTQLERRQANAEKIIAARIEELLSQADGESRGESDSVAETSQQDSESAVLLAGEGWQAWSRLDHRVALEKFKEALQLDPKLEPALNGLGWTYMHLQKFDQAIAEFKKLLKDAPAHQGAMNGVGQALLAQRKLDAAEEQLLNATVGLIKKYGEPNAVRMGITAAWFGLVRTYLAQEDFKSAKEWADRYLKHKPSDETMRELLEEAEAGLR; encoded by the coding sequence ATGATCAAGAGTAGTAATCGAATTGGAAAACGTCTCGCGATCGTGATCGCATTGACGTGGGCGATCATGGCAGGCGACGTGAACGCCGAACTGCTACCGAAAACGGAGCTTGAAGGTTGCCGCATGCACGTCGTCGGCATCTATAGTCCAGAGAATCATCAAACCGATGATCGTATCTTCGTTCGAGTCGAAAAAACGGAGCATCCGATTGTACTTGTGATGACCGGGTATTTCGGCGCCCAGTGGAATCTAGATCTTGCCGAAGGTGTCGACCTAAAACAGGTGATCATCCCCGGCTACTTCGAACACTCCGTGGTCGGAGTACCCGAGGGAGTCCCCGTCGAAATGTTGACCCACTTTCCGGCGATTCCGAATCAACGACGCGAGTATTTTTGGGCGTACGCATGGCACACTGCCGAAGGACGAGAGCTACGTAAACGGTTGACTGAGCTGACGGGATTAGAAATCTCAACCTTTCAAGGTGAAAACAGTGCGTCACGTTTTGTGGTCGATGGACAACGTGGCGACGTAGGACAATTCAACTCCAGTGCAACACCCGAGAAGGCCAAGACAGTACAGGAAACTCGTCGAATCGATCGTGCAAAGGCGATGCTGAGTCGCGTGAACGAAGAGCTAAAGAAGGCGGAACTGCAGACGCCGTCACCGAAAGTCCTCGAGCTATTGAGAGAAGCACTTCAAAATTCGAAACGCGACTTAGAAAAACTTGGCGTCGATGCCAACGAATTGGTTGACGTCGATGTCGATTTAGAAGTCGATCACAAGCATGATGCCGGCGGCGGAAACCCAAATCTCGCAATGATAGAAACGCTGGTTCGGCAATCGTTCAATCTCCAACTGAAGCTGCACGAAGCTCGAGTGCGGCAGGCAGAAGCCAACCTGAAGCGAGTGAAAACACAGCTCGAACGACGTCAGGCGAATGCAGAGAAAATCATCGCCGCTCGTATCGAAGAGTTGCTGTCGCAAGCAGATGGCGAATCAAGAGGCGAATCAGATTCCGTGGCAGAGACTTCTCAGCAGGACTCTGAATCGGCCGTGCTTTTAGCCGGCGAGGGCTGGCAAGCGTGGTCACGTCTCGATCACCGCGTCGCACTCGAGAAATTCAAGGAGGCACTGCAACTTGATCCTAAATTGGAGCCGGCTCTCAACGGGCTTGGTTGGACCTACATGCACTTGCAGAAATTCGATCAAGCGATCGCAGAATTTAAGAAGCTTCTCAAAGACGCACCGGCACATCAGGGCGCGATGAATGGCGTTGGGCAAGCGTTGTTGGCACAGCGGAAACTTGACGCGGCCGAAGAACAATTGCTGAACGCCACGGTCGGACTGATCAAGAAATATGGTGAGCCGAACGCGGTGCGAATGGGAATTACCGCCGCATGGTTTGGTTTGGTACGAACCTATCTTGCACAGGAAGACTTCAAGAGTGCGAAAGAATGGGCGGATCGGTATCTCAAACACAAACCTTCCGATGAGACCATGCGAGAGCTTCTTGAGGAGGCTGAGGCAGGGCTTCGTTAG
- a CDS encoding serine/threonine-protein kinase: MSKQVVCGDDLIDAFLADVMSDREVVAFEQHLEQCTRCRDRLDERSARSAFWDHAQAFLSTDHGDRVTTTRGNISAVAGDDSSWEIDHASGEGHDTLGMLDPTDDPAMMGRFAGYEVTGIIGRGGMGIVMKARDVSLDRLVAIKILDPSYSHYSASRRRFAREARSAAAVVHENVVGIFGVDQWKGIPFLVMPFVKGESLQHRIDRSAPLPLEEMLEISVQVARGLAAAHDQGVIHRDIKPSNILLLSSVSRVLITDFGLARTVDDASLTRSGVLAGTPQYMSPEQAKSLPVDHKTDLFSLGAVMYAMACGAPPFRSESPYGVLKKIVEQPHRSLLEKRPELPRWYVDLVDRLLSKSRDDRFDSVDQLVGVLEQCLMHLRQPATTKRPVIKSGLKSLSVRSLGNVGAVVLLFFVLSVATQFAFRNRDSTSSTANSGERSSDEVAFGTDQSFTIDPELAWEYDDRELMGLEQELEALLNETDGDDLNLQPAVTGEIYDQE; encoded by the coding sequence ATGAGTAAGCAGGTAGTCTGTGGCGATGACCTGATCGACGCATTTCTGGCCGATGTGATGTCGGATCGAGAGGTCGTCGCCTTCGAACAGCACTTAGAGCAATGTACGCGTTGTCGGGATCGGCTTGATGAGAGATCGGCGAGATCGGCATTTTGGGATCATGCCCAAGCGTTCTTGAGCACCGACCATGGCGATCGAGTCACGACTACGAGAGGGAATATTTCAGCGGTCGCCGGCGACGATTCGTCGTGGGAAATCGATCATGCTTCGGGGGAAGGTCACGATACCCTGGGGATGCTTGATCCGACCGATGATCCGGCAATGATGGGGCGGTTCGCCGGATACGAAGTGACCGGGATCATCGGTCGTGGCGGCATGGGGATCGTGATGAAAGCCCGCGACGTTTCACTTGATCGCTTGGTCGCGATTAAGATTCTTGATCCCAGCTACAGCCACTATTCCGCTTCGCGTCGACGGTTCGCTCGCGAGGCTCGTTCGGCTGCTGCGGTTGTCCACGAAAACGTCGTCGGGATCTTCGGTGTCGATCAGTGGAAGGGGATCCCATTTCTCGTGATGCCGTTTGTCAAAGGGGAATCATTACAGCATCGGATCGATCGTTCCGCACCGTTGCCTCTTGAAGAGATGCTCGAAATTTCGGTCCAGGTTGCACGCGGACTTGCAGCGGCACATGATCAAGGCGTCATCCATCGTGACATCAAACCTTCGAATATTCTGCTACTTTCCAGTGTTTCACGTGTGTTGATCACCGATTTTGGATTAGCACGGACCGTTGATGACGCAAGCCTGACGCGTAGCGGGGTGTTAGCAGGAACGCCTCAATACATGTCGCCCGAACAGGCGAAGAGCTTGCCGGTTGACCACAAAACCGATCTCTTCAGCCTTGGTGCGGTGATGTATGCGATGGCGTGCGGGGCGCCTCCATTTCGAAGTGAATCACCCTATGGCGTGTTGAAAAAAATCGTCGAGCAACCACATCGTTCACTCCTGGAAAAACGCCCCGAGCTACCACGTTGGTACGTCGATCTTGTTGATCGTTTGCTCTCTAAATCTCGCGATGACCGATTCGATTCTGTGGATCAGTTGGTGGGTGTTCTTGAGCAATGTTTGATGCATCTTCGTCAGCCGGCGACGACCAAACGGCCGGTCATTAAATCCGGCCTGAAAAGTCTATCCGTTCGCTCGCTTGGAAATGTCGGTGCGGTTGTATTGCTGTTCTTCGTTCTTAGCGTCGCGACGCAATTTGCGTTTCGGAATCGCGATTCCACCTCAAGCACTGCTAACTCTGGTGAACGCTCGAGTGATGAAGTCGCTTTCGGTACTGACCAATCTTTCACGATTGATCCAGAACTGGCTTGGGAATACGACGATCGTGAATTGATGGGACTTGAACAAGAGCTTGAAGCCCTACTGAATGAAACGGATGGTGACGATTTGAATCTTCAACCTGCAGTGACGGGAGAAATTTATGATCAAGAGTAG
- a CDS encoding RNA polymerase sigma factor — MSAPETRASLLLRLHDRNDGDAWTEFSRLYRPVVLQMARAQGLQSADADDLAQQVLWAVSNAIERFEHCRGRAQFRTWLKTIARNAIINAITRKANDQPIGGSEAMDWLAVQPEQGGQTEVLQWQYRREVFQVAANAIRSEVRPAMWEAFYLTAVEQCSANDVAKRIGCSVGSVYTSRSRVIRKLREKVQELDLVEEEFSDE; from the coding sequence ATGTCAGCCCCGGAAACTCGAGCGAGCTTGCTACTGCGGTTGCATGACCGAAATGACGGTGACGCTTGGACGGAGTTTTCGCGGCTGTACCGACCGGTAGTTCTGCAAATGGCTCGGGCTCAGGGATTGCAGTCAGCTGACGCGGATGACCTGGCACAGCAGGTTCTCTGGGCGGTTTCCAATGCCATCGAACGCTTCGAACATTGTCGCGGTCGGGCCCAGTTTCGGACGTGGCTGAAGACAATTGCGAGAAATGCGATCATCAATGCCATCACACGAAAAGCAAACGATCAACCGATCGGCGGTTCGGAGGCAATGGATTGGTTGGCCGTCCAGCCGGAACAAGGTGGGCAAACCGAAGTGCTGCAGTGGCAGTATCGCCGAGAGGTTTTCCAGGTCGCCGCAAACGCCATTCGCAGCGAAGTACGACCGGCGATGTGGGAAGCGTTTTATTTGACTGCGGTTGAACAGTGCTCGGCCAATGATGTTGCCAAGCGAATCGGATGTAGTGTGGGAAGCGTCTACACGTCACGAAGTCGCGTCATCCGGAAGCTTCGCGAAAAAGTTCAAGAGCTTGACCTCGTTGAAGAGGAATTCTCCGATGAGTAA
- a CDS encoding VWA domain-containing protein has product MRWLTDSSSGSSSGTFALGLPPAVQPPPVEPTFLQSCQQDSIRSAVETLDVDDASSPPSIKRSLSSWLTSTVLHAMLLLLLIWILAPLHRLDSQNSVIHVSFANPSTADFGDMKSISVELPSAPQRTTDQVIEEQRESTEQLLKQFTSASNLDFRPSNADSTSTSTNRETDAAKGKSRFFGIDASGDSFVYVVDRSSSMTGRRFYRAVEELIASIESLQPNQSFHVILFAQGRLSMFNQSLVSAQLMPATESNKQEFIRWLRRVGTAGGTIPDSSIELAIKLQPSAIFLLSDGEFTGPGYSRRTPHGGARQTLRLVEQSGRQIPIHTIAFEDPKSCRNLQQIAEITAGSYRFIERPGDMQKQMLRQVDRLLVDTPSRDRGFDLQRLSLEFASQSTDEGRKLFVERICADIEHSLPASDETQAAIKQPFEIEQTLLYLECLVRNDSKRVHSKPMQVRLIDELVSGLNQGDDIKLLERICQHAARWPASPASRYAIEALTDSFRRIESLKCASKCLLDIRRNHGDTKAMDAIQNRFDSLLAGATSRADDLLREGNPLKALEELIQVRQGDDIGAAGVMIDQRIAQLTLDQLCIAKQAQIANNRALRDSITSTLDSLFLSSPMILRQTETKLLQREINARRIMRQAKEILYRRPKDAEKDIRTIIDEYPETITAAHARQMLGVRAPALPVRPSDQAQGKSQNPPNESAEAQPTDETAPISMEELSRLMDDS; this is encoded by the coding sequence GTGAGATGGCTCACCGATTCGTCATCAGGATCCTCTTCGGGAACGTTCGCACTCGGCCTCCCCCCTGCGGTCCAGCCACCGCCAGTCGAGCCCACGTTCCTTCAATCGTGTCAACAAGACTCGATCCGCTCAGCCGTCGAGACATTGGACGTCGACGATGCTTCGTCGCCCCCATCAATCAAGCGATCGCTATCTTCCTGGCTGACATCGACGGTCCTGCATGCAATGTTGCTGCTACTGCTGATTTGGATACTCGCGCCACTGCATCGCTTGGATTCCCAAAATTCGGTCATTCATGTCAGCTTCGCTAATCCGTCGACCGCAGATTTTGGCGACATGAAAAGTATCTCGGTCGAACTTCCGTCTGCCCCTCAACGAACGACCGATCAAGTCATCGAAGAACAACGCGAGTCGACCGAGCAATTGCTGAAACAATTCACGTCTGCCAGCAATCTGGATTTCAGACCGAGCAACGCCGACTCCACCAGTACATCGACCAATCGTGAAACCGACGCGGCGAAGGGCAAAAGCCGATTCTTTGGGATTGATGCAAGCGGTGATTCGTTCGTCTACGTCGTCGACCGCTCCTCCAGCATGACCGGACGACGTTTCTATCGTGCGGTCGAGGAACTGATCGCTTCTATTGAATCACTGCAACCCAATCAGTCATTCCATGTCATCTTGTTCGCCCAAGGTCGACTATCGATGTTTAACCAGAGTTTAGTTTCCGCTCAACTGATGCCGGCGACAGAGAGCAACAAGCAAGAGTTTATCCGATGGCTTCGGCGTGTCGGCACCGCTGGCGGGACGATCCCGGATTCATCGATCGAATTAGCGATCAAGCTTCAACCGAGCGCAATCTTCCTTCTTTCCGATGGTGAATTTACCGGCCCGGGATATTCTCGGAGAACTCCTCACGGCGGAGCCCGGCAAACACTACGACTCGTCGAACAATCGGGACGCCAGATTCCGATTCATACCATCGCGTTCGAGGATCCCAAAAGTTGCCGGAACCTCCAACAGATCGCCGAAATAACTGCGGGAAGCTATCGGTTCATCGAACGACCGGGAGACATGCAAAAACAGATGCTTCGGCAAGTCGATCGCCTACTCGTCGACACCCCATCAAGAGATCGCGGTTTCGATTTACAACGCCTCAGCCTGGAATTCGCGAGTCAATCAACCGACGAAGGGCGCAAGCTGTTTGTCGAAAGGATCTGTGCGGATATCGAGCATTCTCTGCCAGCATCAGACGAAACTCAGGCAGCGATCAAACAACCATTTGAAATCGAGCAAACGCTGCTCTATCTCGAATGTTTGGTACGCAATGATTCCAAGCGAGTCCACTCGAAACCGATGCAGGTGCGATTGATCGATGAGCTTGTTTCAGGGCTTAATCAAGGCGATGACATCAAGCTTCTTGAGCGCATTTGCCAGCACGCTGCGCGGTGGCCAGCGAGCCCAGCCTCGCGTTACGCCATCGAAGCACTAACTGATTCATTTCGGCGGATCGAATCGTTGAAATGTGCCTCCAAATGCCTTCTCGATATCCGTCGTAATCATGGAGATACCAAAGCCATGGATGCGATTCAAAATCGGTTCGATAGTTTGTTAGCCGGCGCGACCAGTAGAGCCGATGATTTGCTAAGAGAAGGCAATCCGCTGAAAGCCCTTGAAGAACTAATTCAGGTCCGTCAGGGTGACGATATCGGCGCGGCGGGAGTCATGATCGACCAACGAATCGCCCAACTCACACTCGACCAACTTTGTATCGCCAAACAAGCCCAAATCGCTAACAATCGTGCACTCCGTGATTCAATCACATCAACGCTTGATTCGCTTTTCCTATCGTCACCGATGATCCTTCGCCAAACGGAGACGAAGCTGCTACAGCGTGAAATCAATGCCAGGCGGATCATGCGTCAAGCAAAAGAGATTCTGTACCGTCGTCCCAAAGACGCCGAGAAAGATATTCGAACGATCATCGACGAGTACCCAGAAACGATCACGGCCGCACATGCGCGCCAAATGCTTGGCGTTCGCGCACCTGCGCTGCCGGTTCGTCCTTCCGATCAAGCACAGGGCAAATCGCAAAACCCGCCCAACGAATCCGCCGAAGCCCAACCGACCGACGAAACGGCACCGATCAGCATGGAAGAGCTCTCACGCCTGATGGATGACAGCTAA
- a CDS encoding TlpA family protein disulfide reductase: MSKSPALKNRISLRMLNRGFPLLMLVAIGCGGSPEPATTEPTTSPSSSSETVPSASAAEAAQPEPDSASAGTSAAASTTSDPATTSGMQLPDTPLPENSGESTEVDSGKGGLEMPDLNDAAKQESPAVDLRLASWKEVEAKAKSTGKVTVVDLWSTSCAPCIKEFPELVKLHREQGDQIACFAVSVDYDGRKTRPPETYTEMVTEFLASKKAEFPNFLCETPSDEVFSTVDLPSIPAVLVFDEEGNLVKRFIDVGETAGFTYESHVRPFLETLGS, translated from the coding sequence ATGTCCAAATCACCTGCTTTGAAAAACCGGATTTCTTTGAGGATGCTCAACCGAGGCTTCCCGTTGCTGATGCTGGTTGCCATCGGTTGCGGGGGATCGCCAGAGCCGGCAACGACGGAGCCGACAACTTCACCGTCCTCGTCGTCTGAAACAGTACCGTCGGCATCGGCCGCAGAGGCTGCTCAACCGGAGCCTGACTCTGCGTCCGCTGGTACATCCGCGGCAGCTTCGACGACAAGCGATCCAGCGACGACGTCGGGGATGCAATTACCCGACACCCCGCTGCCTGAAAATAGTGGTGAATCGACGGAGGTTGATTCGGGGAAAGGCGGGTTGGAAATGCCCGACTTAAATGACGCGGCAAAGCAAGAGTCGCCGGCAGTCGATCTGCGGCTTGCGAGTTGGAAAGAGGTGGAAGCAAAAGCAAAGTCGACAGGAAAAGTCACCGTGGTCGATCTTTGGTCGACCAGTTGCGCGCCGTGCATCAAAGAGTTCCCTGAACTGGTGAAGTTACATCGTGAACAGGGTGATCAAATCGCCTGTTTCGCCGTCTCGGTCGACTACGACGGGCGGAAAACACGTCCGCCGGAAACGTATACAGAGATGGTCACGGAGTTCTTGGCGTCGAAGAAGGCTGAATTCCCAAATTTCTTGTGCGAAACCCCGAGCGACGAAGTCTTTAGCACCGTCGACTTGCCTTCGATCCCGGCGGTCCTGGTCTTCGATGAAGAAGGAAACCTTGTCAAACGCTTCATCGACGTCGGCGAGACCGCAGGGTTCACCTATGAGTCACACGTACGCCCCTTCTTGGAAACACTCGGAAGCTAA
- a CDS encoding sigma-70 family RNA polymerase sigma factor → MTATDGDMSTTQLVVASKQGDNSAFGRLLEQYRGYLLMLAHRHLSDQLRRRVDPVDIVQVTFLEAQRDLNSFRGETPAEFAGWLRGMLKNNVATAVTRHVMTQKRSVKREIAADGPAGNDSAGAPWITQLPGSTTSPSGVVIKAETALALVEALHQLPETQAEAIRLRYMEGLSLAQIVERMGKSDTAVAGLLKRGLQKLRTIIDPKNNPYM, encoded by the coding sequence ATGACCGCAACAGATGGAGACATGTCGACGACCCAATTGGTGGTCGCGTCCAAACAGGGCGATAATTCGGCGTTCGGTCGACTGCTAGAACAGTACCGGGGATACCTATTGATGTTAGCGCATCGGCACCTCTCCGATCAACTGCGTCGCCGCGTCGATCCGGTGGATATCGTTCAGGTCACATTTCTAGAAGCGCAACGGGACCTCAACAGTTTCCGCGGCGAAACACCCGCAGAATTTGCGGGATGGCTTCGCGGGATGCTGAAAAACAATGTCGCCACTGCGGTAACACGGCATGTAATGACCCAAAAACGATCGGTCAAGCGAGAGATCGCCGCTGATGGTCCGGCCGGTAACGACTCCGCCGGTGCCCCGTGGATCACGCAACTTCCCGGAAGTACGACCAGCCCATCGGGTGTGGTCATCAAAGCCGAAACTGCATTGGCCCTTGTCGAAGCGCTTCACCAACTACCGGAAACGCAAGCCGAAGCGATTCGATTACGCTACATGGAAGGTCTTTCGTTGGCACAAATTGTCGAGCGGATGGGTAAATCTGATACCGCAGTGGCCGGATTGCTTAAACGTGGCCTACAAAAGCTGCGAACGATTATCGATCCGAAGAACAACCCTTACATGTAG